Below is a window of Atribacterota bacterium DNA.
GCATATCCACTCCACCCCGTTCCAGCTTCCGCACATCGTCAAGCAGAGCCAAATAGTTGGCACAGTCCAGAGAAGCAGAAATTTTAATCTCCATATTTTCCTCCTATGGTTCAATAATGACTTTGATATAGGATACCGTTTTTCTGTACATTGCCTCCAAAAACGATGGAGCTTCCTCAAGAGGTACACGGTGAGAAACAAGAGAACTCAAGGATACCCGTTTTTCTGCTTCAAAATGAAGAACCTTCTCCCAATCAGAGTCAAAACGAAAGAGGCGGGAATTCCAGCTTCCCAAAAGGGTGAGTTCTTTGCGCATGATGTTGCTCCAGTCCTTCGGGGTGAACACGACTTCCTTCTCCTGATTCCCAAGGAGGAGTACCTTTCCCATTTTGCGGACAAGCGCTAAACTGGAAAGAAGGGCTTTTTCATTTCCTGAGGCTTCAATCACCACCGCAGGTTTTTCCACTCGACTCAAAAAGGTGGGATGAAGCGTGGCATCAAAACCGACTTCCTCAGCCAGAGACAACTTTCGTTCATCAACATCTATCCCCCACAAAAATCGCGCTCCGGAAACCTTAGCCCATATCCCGGCCAAAAGCCCAATCGGTCCCAGACCGAAAACCGCCACCTGTTCACCGAGGCAAAAATCCACTCGCCGCAAAGCGTGAAAGGTTACCGCCGCTGGCTCGGTCATGGCTCCTTCAACAAAGGAAATATTCTCGGGGAGGGAAACCAGGTTCTTGACCGGAACAGCGACATATTCCGCAAAAGCTCCATGGCGTCGTGAACCCAGGTAATCATAGTTCTCGCAGAGCTCATAGAACCCGGCTTCGCAAAACGCGCATTTCCGACAGGGGATAAGAGGATATGCCGTCACCCTTTTCCCAAGCCAGCTTTTATCCACGTTTTCACCCACTTCCACCACTTCGCCGGCAAACTCATGCCCTGGAATAAGAGGATAGAAGTAGGCCACATCCCCAAAGATGCGGGGCAAATCTGAACCACAGACCCCACAGGCTTTCACCCGCAGCAAAACTTCTTGCGGAGAAACTACAGGGGTTTCGACCTCTTTGAAAAGGAGCTTCCCTTTTTCTGAAAGGACCAGCGCCTTCACGGATTCACCACCACTTTGAGTCCCTGGTGCGATTCGGCAACCTGGAAGGCCTCGTGAATTTCAGTAAGAGGAAAGCGATGGGTGATGTAGTTTGCCGGATGCACCATGCCCCGCTCCATCACCTGCAGGGCTTTGCGGTGGTGACGGGGAAGACTACCATGACTTCCCAAAATGGTGCACTCCTTGTAATGAACGAGGTTACTGGAAATGGAAATATTCCGACTTCCTCTGGGCAGTCCCCCAAAGAAGTTGATGCGCGCCCTGTGCCGGGCCAGGTTTAGGGACATTTCCTGAGCCTCTGGAGATGCACAGGTCACCATGATGACATCGGCACCTTCACCATCGGTCACTTCTCGGACCCGTTCTTCCAGATGTTCGTCACTGAGGAAATAGTAATCAGCCCCAAAGCGTTTAGCCATCTCCAGGCGCCGCGGGGAACGCTGGGCCACGATGATGGTGGTCGCCCCCATGTGACGCCCCATTTCAATCATCATGCATCCAATGGGACCGGCGCCAATAATAAGCAGGGTGTCACCCACGCTGAGATGGGCCATTTCCAGGCCATTGATGGCGCAGGCCAGGGGTTCTGCCAGGGCGGCTTCATCAAAAGAGAGGTTTTCAGGAATCCGATGCACCGCCCCCTGAATAACCGCTAATTGATTGAGAAGCAAATACTCCGCAAACCCTCCTGGAAACTGATATCCGATGGCATAGTTAATAGCACAGTTTGTTCCCATCCCATTCTGGCACCAGAAACACTCTCCACAGGGCACATCGGCACCCACGGCCACCCGGTCTTTAACCTGGAACTTGGTCACCCCCGCCCCTACTGCCACCACTTCCCCAGCAATTTCATGGCCAATGATTTGGGGAAAATGAACCCGGGGATTACCGGCATGCATGATCCGTAAATCCGAACCACACACCGCACAGGATCGTACCCGAAGGAGCACCTCACCCTCCTGCACTTCATAATCAGGAACTTCTTTGACCACCAGACGGTCAATCTCTTCTAGAACCGCTGCTTTCATTCCTCGATATCCTCCCCGATCAAGGTTTTCAAACGTGCCATCCCCTCCTTCGGGAAAAAGCTATTCTCCTTTAGGTCTGCACAAGGCTTCCGGTGACCGTGGTACCTTTCCCCAACGTATCGGATACCGGGCAACGGTTCTCGACTTCGGTAAGAAGCGTCCTGAGGTCTTCTTCGCTCAGGTTTCCCTTTACTTTCACCACAAAGTGTATCGAGAGAAATCCCGGACGAACAAGATGGTACTGCCCCATGAACCCTCGAGGATCGAGGTCTCCTTCCACTTCAATCTCGACACCCTCCACCGGAAGGTTCTTCTCCTTCGCCACCACCACCGTGACAATCCCCAGACATCCTGCAAGGGATGCCAAAAGTCCCTCCACCGGGTTGGGTGCTGCATCATTTCCACCCAGAGAAGGGGGTTCATCGAAATGAAGCGTGAACTGCCTGACTTTGGTCTCAACCTGGAGTCCTTCAGTCCACCTACCACTGGCTTTAAAGGTCATCCCCATACCAATAC
It encodes the following:
- a CDS encoding OsmC family protein is translated as MGMTFKASGRWTEGLQVETKVRQFTLHFDEPPSLGGNDAAPNPVEGLLASLAGCLGIVTVVVAKEKNLPVEGVEIEVEGDLDPRGFMGQYHLVRPGFLSIHFVVKVKGNLSEEDLRTLLTEVENRCPVSDTLGKGTTVTGSLVQT
- a CDS encoding galactitol-1-phosphate 5-dehydrogenase, with the translated sequence MKALVLSEKGKLLFKEVETPVVSPQEVLLRVKACGVCGSDLPRIFGDVAYFYPLIPGHEFAGEVVEVGENVDKSWLGKRVTAYPLIPCRKCAFCEAGFYELCENYDYLGSRRHGAFAEYVAVPVKNLVSLPENISFVEGAMTEPAAVTFHALRRVDFCLGEQVAVFGLGPIGLLAGIWAKVSGARFLWGIDVDERKLSLAEEVGFDATLHPTFLSRVEKPAVVIEASGNEKALLSSLALVRKMGKVLLLGNQEKEVVFTPKDWSNIMRKELTLLGSWNSRLFRFDSDWEKVLHFEAEKRVSLSSLVSHRVPLEEAPSFLEAMYRKTVSYIKVIIEP
- a CDS encoding alcohol dehydrogenase catalytic domain-containing protein, whose protein sequence is MKAAVLEEIDRLVVKEVPDYEVQEGEVLLRVRSCAVCGSDLRIMHAGNPRVHFPQIIGHEIAGEVVAVGAGVTKFQVKDRVAVGADVPCGECFWCQNGMGTNCAINYAIGYQFPGGFAEYLLLNQLAVIQGAVHRIPENLSFDEAALAEPLACAINGLEMAHLSVGDTLLIIGAGPIGCMMIEMGRHMGATTIIVAQRSPRRLEMAKRFGADYYFLSDEHLEERVREVTDGEGADVIMVTCASPEAQEMSLNLARHRARINFFGGLPRGSRNISISSNLVHYKECTILGSHGSLPRHHRKALQVMERGMVHPANYITHRFPLTEIHEAFQVAESHQGLKVVVNP